One genomic window of Phoenix dactylifera cultivar Barhee BC4 chromosome 6, palm_55x_up_171113_PBpolish2nd_filt_p, whole genome shotgun sequence includes the following:
- the LOC103713191 gene encoding 65-kDa microtubule-associated protein 6 yields MGGLERTSISMETTCGALLRELEQIWAEIGVSEDEKDRMLLELERECMQVYTRKVDEASSSRARLHQSLVAKEAELAALVVSLGEHSLQLKMEKQTSLREQLASVTPLLEELQVKKGERVKQFAELQSQIEKISAEITGYSHRSDALNHPFTVEEHDLSITKLTEYQTQLRSLQKEKSDRLHKVLEYVNEVHSLCGVLGVDFRKTVDEVHPSLHETGSEQSTNISDNTLEGLSQAILKLKTEKKIRIQKLRETVESLFELWNLMDSSEEERRRFGKVTSILGSSESNVTYSGILSLETIKQMEAEVARLTKLKSSRMKELVLKRRYELEDICRSAHIELDTSTAPEKSMALIDSGLVDPSELLANVEAQIMKAKEESMIRKEIMDRVKKWLAACEEESWLEEYNQDENRYGALRGAHLNLKRAEKARVMISKIPAIVDNLISRTFAWEDEQNMPFLYDGVRLISILEEYKLTRQQREEEKRRYRDQKKLQNLLTEKEVVYASKPSPRRSNSFNRKINGYHANGNGNGFMTPTSLRFSVGSATPGLLTPRSYSGQHNGYFKEMRRLSTAPLNFVAISKEDATSSFASISGSEPGSPRLG; encoded by the exons aTGGGGGGATTGGAGAGAACCAGTATCAGCATGGAGACCACCTGTGGTGCTTTGCTCAGAGAGCTCGAg CAAATATGGGCAGAGATTGGGGTGAGCGAAGATGAGAAAGACCGCATGTTATTGGAGTTGGAGAGGGAGTGCATGCAAGTGTACACGAGGAAGGTCGATGAAGCGAGCAGCTCAAGGGCACGGCTCCATCAGTCATTGGTTGCAAAGGAAGCAGAACTTGCAGCTCTGGTTGTCTCCCTTGGTGAACACAGCCTCCAATTGAAG ATGGAGAAACAAACATCGTTAAGGGAGCAGCTCGCTTCAGTTACACCCCTTTTGGAAGAATTACAAGtaaagaagggggaacgggTCAAACAATTTGCTGAGTTGCAATCACAGATTGAGAAGATCAGTGCAGAGATTACAGGCTATAGTCATCGGTCTGATGCTCTAAATCATCCCTTTACTGTGGAAGAACATGATTTGTCAATCACAAAGCTTACTGAATATCAGACACAGCTACGGAGcctccaaaaagaaaag TCTGATCGCCTTCATAAGGTTCTCGAGTATGTAAATGAAGTGCACTCTTTGTGTGGTGTGCTTGGAGTGGATTTTAGGAAGACAGTGGATGAAGTACACCCCAGTTTGCATGAGACTGGTTCAGAGCAATCCACAAACATCAGTGATAACACCCTGGAGGGTCTATCTCAAGCCATCCTGAAgctaaaaacagaaaagaagATACGAATACAAAAG TTGCGAGAAACGGTGGAATCACTCTTTGAACTGTGGAATCTGATGGATTCGTCTGAGGAAGAGAGGAGACGCTTTGGAAAAGTAACAAGCATTCTCGGATCATCAGAAAGCAACGTTACATATTCTGGAATACTGTCACTTGAGACAATCAAGCAG ATGGAAGCTGAGGTTGCGAGGTTGACAAAACTAAAATCCAGCAGAATGAAAGAACTTGTTCTTAAGAGGAGATATGAACTAGAAGATATATGTAGAAGCGCACATATTGAACTCGATACGAGCACCGCACCAGAGAAGTCCATGGCATTGATAGACTCTG GTCTTGTGGATCCTTCTGAACTTCTGGCAAATGTTGAGGCACAAATCatgaaagcaaaagaagaatctatgataaGAAAAGAAATCATGGACAGAGTAAAAAAATGGCTAGCAGCTTGTGAGGAAGAAAGTTGGCTAGAAGAATACAATCAG GATGAGAACAGGTACGGTGCTCTAAGAGGCGCCCACTTGAATCTAAAACGAGCGGAGAAGGCCCGGGTGATGATTAGCAAAATCCCAG CTATTGTCGACAATCTAATAAGCAGAACATTTGCCTGGGAGGATGAACAAAATATGCCTTTTCTATATGATGGG GTTcgtttgatttctattctggaAGAGTACAAGCTTACTAgacaacaaagggaagaggaAAAAAGACGATATCGG GATCAGAAGAAGTTACAAAATTTACTTACTGAAAAGGAAGTAGTGTATGCATCCAAACCTAGTCCAAGAAGGAGCAACAGTTTTAACAGGAAAATAAATGGGTATCATGCAAATGGAAATGGAAATGGCTTTATGACTCCCACATCACTGCGATTTTCTGTTGGCAGTGCAACTCCTGGGCTCCTCACACCACGATCGTATTCTGGCCAGCACAATGGGTATTTCAAGGAGATGAGACGGTTGTCAACTGCACCTTTGAACTTTGTTGCTATATCTAAAGAGGATGCTACATCTTCATTTGCATCAATCAGTGGTTCAGAACCAGGGTCACCACGTCTGGGTTAA